One Massilia sp. 9096 genomic window carries:
- a CDS encoding FixH family protein, which yields MHARYLPARGRLEGRIDSFGYPSVAPFTIRLAHPTLPERDILLHVQADADGNFSVALPALEKTHWQVAVEGSQHDWRLRRRWDWGRQPELVIKADANLTGSGRFDSVLTGSACTPARRRQAPSGAPGRAASLRACRPGSSPAS from the coding sequence ATGCACGCACGCTACCTGCCGGCACGAGGTCGGCTGGAGGGCCGGATCGACAGCTTCGGCTATCCATCGGTCGCGCCGTTCACGATCAGGCTGGCGCACCCGACCCTGCCCGAAAGGGACATCCTGCTGCACGTGCAAGCGGATGCCGACGGCAATTTTTCGGTGGCGTTGCCCGCTCTCGAGAAAACGCACTGGCAGGTGGCCGTGGAAGGCAGTCAACACGACTGGCGACTGCGCAGGCGCTGGGACTGGGGGCGCCAACCCGAACTCGTGATCAAGGCCGACGCCAATTTAACCGGGAGCGGGCGGTTCGATTCTGTCCTTACTGGATCGGCTTGCACGCCTGCTCGCCGGAGGCAAGCGCCTTCAGGCGCGCCGGGTCGAGCAGCGTCACTTCGCGCTTGTCGACCTGGATCCAGCCCTGCTTCTTGA
- a CDS encoding transposase: MAESYSHTGRPSVDPELMARMLIIGYCYGILKRQLRLRGPSGAHDEFLLAATVENLRRMAKTCCRHGKTRV, encoded by the coding sequence CTGGCGGAGTCGTACAGTCATACCGGTCGGCCGTCAGTCGATCCCGAGCTCATGGCGCGAATGCTGATTATCGGCTATTGCTACGGCATCCTCAAGCGGCAATTGCGCTTGCGTGGGCCCAGTGGCGCACATGATGAGTTTCTGCTGGCGGCAACGGTAGAAAACCTCCGTCGAATGGCAAAAACCTGCTGCCGGCACGGCAAAACAAGGGTTTAG